A part of Candidatus Binatia bacterium genomic DNA contains:
- the hpnH gene encoding adenosyl-hopene transferase HpnH, whose amino-acid sequence MRFPVHIATDMIKWQAKNWWRGNKRYPYVLMLEPLHTCNLACLGCSPERYSGNLKDRMSLEQCLKAVDDCGAPVVSICGGEPTIYPELPELIEGIIARKRHIYLCTNGLLLDRFYKKSKPHRRLAINVHLDGMRKTHDFITNRPGVFDKAIEMIKEGKRRGYFVCTNTTIYRETSLEELEELCAFLDQLGIDGMLVSPGYHYAKLDEEHFLVRQETQRKFERVLELAKKYKINSTPLFLEFAAGRRDYPCTPWGTPNYTPRGWKGPCYVIEEKYHSSFEDFMKNNDWDYWESRKDPRCRDCAMHSGFEPSVVRTLGDNIRDVWTMMRWQFAA is encoded by the coding sequence ATGCGTTTCCCGGTCCACATCGCGACCGACATGATCAAGTGGCAAGCAAAAAACTGGTGGCGTGGGAACAAGCGCTACCCGTACGTGCTGATGCTCGAGCCGCTGCACACCTGCAACCTGGCGTGCCTCGGCTGCTCGCCCGAGCGCTACTCGGGCAACCTGAAGGACCGGATGAGCCTCGAGCAGTGCCTCAAGGCGGTCGACGACTGCGGCGCGCCGGTGGTGTCGATCTGCGGCGGCGAGCCGACGATCTACCCCGAGCTGCCCGAGCTGATCGAGGGCATCATCGCCCGCAAGCGGCACATCTACCTGTGCACCAACGGGCTCCTGCTCGACCGCTTCTACAAGAAGAGCAAGCCGCACAGGCGCCTCGCGATCAACGTCCACCTCGACGGGATGAGGAAGACGCACGACTTCATCACCAACCGCCCGGGCGTGTTCGACAAGGCGATCGAGATGATCAAGGAGGGCAAGCGGCGCGGCTACTTCGTGTGCACGAACACGACGATCTACCGCGAGACCTCGCTCGAGGAGCTCGAGGAGCTGTGCGCCTTCCTCGACCAGCTCGGCATCGACGGCATGCTGGTGTCGCCGGGCTACCACTACGCGAAGCTCGACGAGGAGCACTTCCTGGTGCGTCAGGAGACGCAGCGGAAGTTCGAGCGCGTGCTGGAGCTCGCGAAGAAGTACAAGATCAACTCGACGCCGCTCTTCCTCGAGTTCGCGGCTGGACGCCGCGACTACCCGTGCACGCCGTGGGGCACGCCGAACTACACGCCGCGCGGCTGGAAGGGTCCCTGCTACGTCATCGAGGAGAAGTACCACTCCTCCTTCGAAGACTTCATGAAGAACAACGACTGGGACTACTGGGAGTCGCGCAAGGATCCGCGCTGCCGCGACTGCGCGATGCACTCGGGCTTCGAGCCGTCGGTGGTACGCACGCTCGGCGACAACATCCGCGACGTGTGGACCATGATGCGCTGGCAGTTCGCCGCCTGA
- a CDS encoding adenosine deaminase has translation MWRLLLLVVLAACGDATTPEQRMAERVERLRGDPAALAALLRRMPKGADLHSHLTGAARTESLIDWGIEADLCVDEASLTSSNPPCGPGQVPMRDAAVDPDLYMRILAAWSMEGFMGSLLESHAHFFATFGKFGAAAGGRTADILAELKREAASQRIHYLEIMSSFGSSAVGAIGTDLLPSGDPWSAPYLIDKRAQVLADPRFADALASGAAFLAMTFDAVDALLGCGTAAAEPACEVELRVQCNGTRTLPRAAVFAQFLFCFELAQRDERVVGVNLVAPEEDPTSLAAYDDDMLAIGTLRDFYATSPGLRPVPVALHAGELVPEILPDTPDGQAQLTFHIWRAVEVGRAARIGHGSDVMYENLGPGRTPEDLLATMRERDVLVEICLTSSRYVLGLVGAQHPLALYLAHDVPVALATDDEGILRTDLTGEYVRAVLEQGLDYPTLKRLTRNSLEYSFLPGESLWAERGRYRTFVRACAGERPGTGEPSASCARFLADNARAAVQWRLEAALAEFEESPPAA, from the coding sequence GTGTGGCGGTTGCTCCTGCTGGTCGTGCTCGCCGCGTGCGGCGATGCGACCACGCCCGAGCAGCGCATGGCGGAGCGGGTCGAGCGGCTGCGCGGCGATCCCGCGGCGCTCGCGGCGCTGCTGCGCCGCATGCCGAAGGGCGCCGACCTGCACAGCCATCTCACCGGTGCGGCGCGCACCGAGAGCCTGATCGACTGGGGCATCGAGGCCGACCTCTGCGTCGACGAGGCGAGCCTCACGTCGAGCAACCCGCCCTGCGGACCCGGCCAGGTGCCGATGCGCGACGCCGCCGTCGACCCCGACCTCTACATGCGGATCCTCGCCGCCTGGTCGATGGAGGGCTTCATGGGCTCGCTGCTCGAGAGCCACGCGCACTTCTTCGCGACCTTCGGCAAGTTCGGCGCCGCGGCCGGCGGACGCACCGCCGACATCCTCGCCGAGCTCAAGCGCGAGGCCGCGAGCCAGCGCATCCACTACCTCGAGATCATGTCGTCGTTCGGCTCGTCGGCGGTGGGCGCGATCGGCACCGATCTGCTGCCGAGCGGCGACCCGTGGTCGGCGCCGTACCTGATCGACAAGCGCGCGCAGGTGCTCGCCGATCCGCGCTTCGCCGACGCGCTCGCGAGCGGCGCGGCGTTCCTCGCGATGACGTTCGATGCGGTCGACGCGCTGCTCGGCTGCGGCACCGCCGCAGCCGAGCCGGCGTGCGAGGTCGAGCTGCGGGTCCAGTGCAACGGCACGCGCACGCTGCCGCGCGCCGCGGTGTTCGCGCAGTTCCTGTTCTGCTTCGAGCTCGCGCAGCGCGACGAGCGCGTGGTGGGCGTCAACCTGGTCGCGCCCGAGGAGGATCCGACCTCGCTCGCCGCGTACGACGACGACATGCTCGCCATCGGCACGCTGCGCGACTTCTACGCGACGAGCCCCGGGCTGCGGCCCGTGCCGGTCGCGCTGCACGCCGGCGAGCTCGTGCCCGAGATCCTGCCCGACACGCCGGACGGGCAAGCCCAGCTGACGTTCCACATCTGGCGCGCCGTCGAGGTCGGGCGCGCCGCGCGCATCGGACACGGCTCCGACGTGATGTACGAGAACCTCGGCCCCGGTCGCACGCCCGAGGACCTGCTCGCGACCATGCGCGAGCGCGACGTGCTGGTCGAGATTTGCTTGACGAGCAGCCGGTACGTCCTCGGGCTCGTCGGCGCGCAGCATCCGCTCGCGCTCTACCTCGCGCACGACGTGCCGGTCGCGCTCGCGACCGACGACGAGGGCATCCTGCGCACCGATCTCACCGGCGAGTACGTGCGCGCGGTGCTCGAGCAGGGCCTCGACTATCCGACGCTGAAGCGGCTCACGCGCAACTCGCTCGAGTACTCGTTCTTGCCCGGCGAGAGCCTGTGGGCCGAGCGCGGCCGCTACCGGACGTTCGTGCGCGCGTGCGCGGGCGAGCGTCCGGGGACGGGCGAGCCGTCCGCGTCGTGCGCGCGCTTCCTCGCCGACAACGCGCGCGCCGCGGTGCAGTGGAGGCTCGAGGCGGCGCTCGCCGAGTTCGAGGAGTCGCCGCCGGCGGCGTGA
- a CDS encoding glutathione S-transferase family protein has translation MLHLYEHPLSPYAQKVKLALYEKGLDFTVSTPDIFGGSDERFTRSSPRWEVPSLIADDCTVFDSTIILEYLEDRWPVPPMLPASPAERARARMIEELCDTYYEAINWAVAEILVFGRAKGELADTLLGRAREQISGVHAWLERQLGEREYFDGSRFGWGDLSVYPHVAGSAGLAGAPPPAGSRLAAWFERVQQRPSVQKVAAQATEALAGFQSLGPVVESGAFRREYRDHRLEWMMRSGGAQIVLDGIAKNNIRFSYELE, from the coding sequence ATGCTGCACCTCTACGAGCACCCGCTGTCGCCGTACGCGCAGAAGGTCAAGCTGGCGCTGTACGAGAAGGGCCTCGACTTCACGGTCTCGACGCCGGACATCTTCGGCGGCTCGGACGAGCGCTTCACCCGCTCGAGCCCGCGCTGGGAGGTGCCGAGCCTGATCGCCGACGACTGCACGGTCTTCGACTCGACGATCATCCTCGAGTACCTCGAGGACCGCTGGCCGGTGCCGCCCATGCTGCCCGCGAGCCCTGCGGAGCGCGCCCGCGCGCGCATGATCGAGGAGCTCTGCGACACCTACTACGAGGCGATCAACTGGGCGGTGGCCGAGATCCTGGTCTTCGGGCGCGCGAAGGGGGAGCTCGCCGACACGCTGCTCGGGCGCGCGCGCGAGCAGATCAGCGGCGTGCACGCGTGGCTCGAGCGCCAGCTCGGCGAGCGAGAGTACTTCGACGGCAGCCGGTTCGGCTGGGGCGACCTGTCGGTCTACCCGCACGTCGCGGGCTCGGCGGGCCTCGCCGGCGCGCCGCCGCCCGCGGGCTCGCGTCTCGCCGCGTGGTTCGAGCGCGTCCAGCAGCGGCCGAGCGTGCAGAAGGTCGCCGCGCAGGCGACCGAGGCGCTCGCCGGCTTCCAGAGCCTGGGTCCGGTGGTCGAGTCGGGCGCGTTTCGCCGCGAGTACCGCGACCACCGCCTCGAGTGGATGATGCGCAGCGGCGGCGCGCAGATCGTGCTCGACGGCATCGCCAAGAACAACATTCGCTTCTCGTACGAGCTCGAGTAG
- a CDS encoding SGNH/GDSL hydrolase family protein, protein MTREDLVLVAMVGVLVASGVLAVWWTSRLRVRANEIRWPAKLGLSALTTLLCVATALLGLELFYRFVYDATDSFALTKTSLRWFERHYRYNSWNVRDDVEYAVAKTPGRRRIAFLGDSFTVGHGVPDVGERFANRIRTAHPEWEVHVLARNGLDTGAQLALMEATFARGYETDDLVLVYCLNDIGDLLPDWRAVIDGLYEEVSAAGFLVHHSYAVNQLYFRLLRVTTPQLDGYFPRLRAAYEGEVWHRQAQRLAALAELAKQHDARFAVATFPFVHALGPDYPFEEAHRRLAALWQSLGVPHLDLRDAFADVPPASLVVNADDAHPNETAHALAAEALAAFLRDDADGTEPAALQ, encoded by the coding sequence ATGACGCGGGAAGACCTCGTCCTCGTCGCCATGGTGGGCGTGCTCGTCGCGAGCGGCGTGCTCGCCGTGTGGTGGACGTCGCGCTTGCGCGTGCGTGCGAACGAGATTCGCTGGCCTGCGAAGCTCGGGCTCTCCGCGCTGACGACGCTGCTCTGCGTCGCGACGGCACTCCTCGGCCTCGAGCTGTTCTATCGCTTCGTCTACGATGCGACCGACTCCTTCGCGCTCACCAAGACGTCGCTGCGCTGGTTCGAGCGACACTACCGCTACAACTCGTGGAACGTGCGGGACGACGTCGAGTACGCCGTCGCGAAGACCCCGGGGCGCCGGCGCATCGCGTTCCTCGGCGACTCGTTCACCGTCGGACACGGCGTGCCGGACGTCGGCGAGCGCTTCGCCAACCGGATTCGCACCGCACACCCCGAGTGGGAGGTGCACGTGCTCGCGCGCAACGGCCTCGACACAGGCGCCCAGCTCGCGCTCATGGAGGCGACGTTCGCGCGCGGCTACGAGACGGACGACCTGGTTCTCGTCTACTGCCTGAACGACATCGGCGATCTGCTCCCCGACTGGCGCGCGGTGATCGACGGGCTCTACGAGGAGGTGAGCGCGGCGGGCTTCCTCGTCCACCACAGCTACGCCGTGAACCAGCTCTACTTCCGTCTGCTCCGCGTCACGACGCCGCAGCTCGACGGCTACTTTCCGCGCTTGCGCGCGGCGTACGAGGGCGAGGTCTGGCATCGTCAAGCACAACGCCTCGCGGCCCTCGCCGAGCTCGCAAAGCAGCACGACGCGCGCTTCGCGGTCGCGACCTTTCCGTTCGTGCACGCGCTCGGCCCGGACTATCCGTTCGAGGAAGCGCACCGCCGGCTCGCGGCGCTGTGGCAGTCGCTCGGCGTCCCGCACCTCGACCTGCGGGACGCCTTCGCGGACGTCCCGCCCGCGTCGCTGGTGGTGAACGCCGACGACGCGCACCCGAACGAGACCGCGCACGCGCTCGCCGCGGAGGCGCTCGCCGCGTTCCTGCGCGACGACGCCGACGGCACGGAGCCGGCCGCGCTGCAGTGA
- a CDS encoding NAD(P)/FAD-dependent oxidoreductase: MSTEASAPPSASPSRPLPFDPDALRAKYREERDKRLRPDGNAQYIEVTGAFARFVEDPYVEPGFTREPLTDAVDVAVIGGGFGGLLAGARLREVGVESIRIIEKAGDFGGTWYWNRYPGAQCDVESYIYLPLLEEVGYIPKEKYSYAPEILEHARAIGRKYDLYRDACFQTEVTSITWDEDAARWIIRTNHGDAIRARFVCMANGPLNRPKLPGIPGIETFRGHSFHTSRWDYAYTGGDSNGGLTGLVGKRVGIIGTGATAVQCVPHLARWAEHLYVFQRTPSSIDVRNNRPTDPEWARSLEPGWQRRRMENFNILVTGGFQEEDLVADGWTDIIRKLLVMVRSNDGADGGSIDPMRTLELADFEKMEQIRARVDSIVRDRATAEALKPYYRQFCKRPCFHDEYLQTFNRDNVTLVDTQGKGVERITERGVVANGVEYPLDCLIYATGFEVGTDYTRRAGYDVVGRGGTSLREKWSGGIRTLHGMHSRGFPNLYVLGPQQAGFTVNFPHLLDEQSRHIAWIVKYAMERGLRTVEVSEAAEQEWVDTIIRLSGIGRQFLEECTPGYYNNEGKPGERNGQDGFYGGGSVEYFRLLKEWRERGDLPGMELA; this comes from the coding sequence ATGTCGACCGAAGCATCCGCACCACCCTCGGCGTCGCCGAGCCGCCCGTTGCCGTTCGATCCCGACGCGCTGCGCGCCAAGTACCGCGAGGAGCGCGACAAGCGTCTGCGCCCGGACGGCAACGCACAGTACATCGAGGTCACCGGAGCGTTCGCGCGCTTCGTCGAGGATCCCTACGTCGAGCCCGGCTTCACGCGCGAGCCGCTCACCGACGCGGTCGACGTCGCGGTGATCGGCGGCGGCTTCGGCGGGCTGCTCGCCGGCGCGCGTCTGCGCGAGGTCGGCGTCGAGAGCATCCGCATCATCGAGAAGGCGGGCGACTTCGGCGGCACCTGGTACTGGAACCGCTACCCGGGCGCACAGTGCGACGTCGAGTCGTACATCTACCTGCCGCTGCTCGAGGAGGTCGGCTACATCCCGAAGGAGAAGTACTCGTACGCGCCGGAGATCCTCGAGCACGCGCGCGCGATCGGCCGCAAGTACGACCTCTACCGCGACGCCTGCTTCCAGACCGAGGTCACGTCGATCACCTGGGACGAGGACGCGGCGCGCTGGATCATCCGCACGAACCACGGCGACGCGATCCGCGCGCGCTTCGTGTGCATGGCGAACGGGCCGCTGAACCGGCCGAAGCTGCCGGGCATCCCGGGCATCGAGACCTTCCGCGGCCACTCCTTCCACACGAGCCGCTGGGACTACGCGTACACCGGCGGCGACTCGAACGGCGGGCTCACGGGGCTCGTCGGCAAGCGGGTCGGCATCATCGGCACAGGCGCGACCGCGGTGCAGTGCGTGCCGCACCTCGCGCGCTGGGCGGAGCACCTCTACGTCTTCCAGCGCACGCCGTCATCGATCGACGTGCGCAACAACCGCCCGACCGATCCCGAGTGGGCGCGCTCGCTCGAGCCCGGCTGGCAGCGTCGGCGGATGGAGAACTTCAACATCCTGGTCACCGGCGGCTTCCAGGAAGAGGACCTCGTCGCCGACGGCTGGACCGACATCATCCGCAAGCTGCTCGTCATGGTGCGCAGCAACGACGGCGCGGACGGCGGCTCGATCGACCCGATGCGCACGCTCGAGCTCGCGGACTTCGAGAAGATGGAGCAGATCCGCGCGCGCGTGGACTCCATCGTGCGCGACCGCGCGACCGCCGAGGCGCTGAAGCCGTACTACCGGCAGTTCTGCAAGCGCCCGTGCTTCCACGACGAGTACCTGCAGACCTTCAACCGCGACAACGTCACGCTGGTCGACACGCAGGGCAAGGGCGTCGAGCGCATCACCGAGCGCGGCGTGGTCGCGAACGGCGTCGAGTACCCGCTCGACTGCCTGATCTACGCGACCGGCTTCGAGGTCGGCACCGACTACACGCGCCGCGCCGGCTACGACGTCGTCGGACGCGGCGGCACGAGCCTGCGCGAGAAGTGGTCGGGCGGCATCCGCACGCTGCACGGCATGCACAGCCGCGGCTTCCCGAATCTCTACGTGCTCGGACCGCAGCAGGCCGGCTTCACCGTGAACTTCCCGCACCTGCTCGACGAGCAGAGCCGTCACATCGCGTGGATCGTCAAGTACGCCATGGAGCGCGGCCTGCGCACGGTCGAGGTGTCGGAGGCCGCCGAGCAGGAGTGGGTCGACACCATCATCCGGCTCTCGGGCATCGGACGTCAGTTCCTCGAGGAGTGCACGCCGGGCTACTACAACAACGAGGGCAAGCCCGGGGAGCGCAACGGCCAGGACGGCTTCTACGGCGGCGGCTCGGTCGAGTACTTCCGCCTGCTGAAGGAGTGGCGCGAGCGCGGCGACCTGCCCGGGATGGAGCTCGCGTAG
- a CDS encoding FAD-dependent oxidoreductase: MKAIVIGAGFAGACTAWLLRERVGAEITIVEQDQVPGGMLRTSYTREGLPYEYGPRVVSVFRGTARILPFLRQFLKLEERRIYQGTRLRPGWPVIPFPVDRASVGKLSCGEQVARELAEIAAAGEPPSEENLEAYLRTSVGPTLTELAFEGFNRKFWGRRLCDMPAEWGKLRRLERIAETGDFRLPSEAPHYYPTGGFNPLFDQLLERFDVRYDCRVTSVVGDGRDVVVTCDDGELRADLVVATAPIDALLGYRFGPLEWRGYRVETEIAPDPERAELGRAPDGVQFAWLYTPWAETPVCRTTDFGVIHQGEKRSGPSVVLREIVDDGVRMYPVWWEDEKFYRYLAEATRISGLVPLGRLGLYKYVTMDSTLAMAERLLDQLERFLAASADERFELARHVRGDWSN; the protein is encoded by the coding sequence GTGAAAGCCATCGTCATCGGAGCGGGGTTTGCGGGGGCGTGCACGGCGTGGCTGCTGCGCGAGCGCGTGGGGGCCGAGATCACGATCGTCGAGCAGGATCAGGTCCCCGGCGGGATGCTGCGGACGTCGTACACCCGCGAAGGTCTGCCGTACGAGTACGGACCGCGCGTCGTGAGCGTGTTCCGAGGCACGGCGCGCATCCTTCCCTTCCTCCGGCAGTTTCTCAAGCTCGAGGAGCGTCGCATCTACCAGGGCACGCGGCTGCGTCCGGGCTGGCCGGTGATTCCGTTTCCGGTCGATCGCGCGAGCGTCGGCAAGCTGTCGTGCGGCGAGCAGGTCGCGCGCGAGCTCGCCGAGATCGCCGCAGCCGGCGAGCCGCCGTCCGAGGAGAACCTCGAAGCGTACCTGCGCACGTCGGTCGGGCCGACGCTCACCGAGCTCGCCTTCGAGGGTTTCAATCGAAAGTTCTGGGGGCGTCGGCTGTGCGACATGCCGGCCGAGTGGGGCAAGCTCCGCCGCCTCGAGCGCATCGCCGAGACCGGCGACTTCCGCCTGCCGAGCGAGGCGCCGCACTACTACCCGACCGGCGGCTTCAACCCGCTCTTCGACCAGCTCCTCGAGCGCTTCGACGTGCGCTACGACTGCCGCGTGACGAGCGTCGTGGGCGACGGCCGCGACGTGGTCGTGACGTGCGACGACGGCGAGCTGCGCGCGGACCTGGTGGTCGCGACGGCGCCGATCGACGCGCTGCTCGGCTACCGCTTCGGGCCGCTCGAGTGGCGCGGCTACCGCGTCGAGACCGAGATCGCGCCCGACCCGGAGCGCGCCGAGCTCGGCCGCGCGCCCGACGGCGTCCAGTTCGCCTGGCTCTACACCCCGTGGGCCGAGACGCCGGTGTGCCGCACGACCGACTTCGGCGTGATCCACCAGGGCGAGAAGCGCTCCGGGCCGTCGGTCGTCCTGCGCGAGATCGTCGACGACGGCGTGCGCATGTACCCGGTGTGGTGGGAGGACGAGAAGTTCTACCGCTACCTCGCCGAGGCGACGCGGATCTCGGGGCTCGTGCCGCTCGGCCGGCTCGGGCTCTACAAGTACGTGACGATGGACAGCACGCTCGCGATGGCGGAGCGGCTGCTCGACCAGCTCGAGCGCTTCCTCGCCGCGTCGGCCGACGAGCGCTTCGAGCTCGCGCGCCACGTGCGCGGCGACTGGAGCAACTGA
- a CDS encoding CSLREA domain-containing protein codes for MQARKAVLCAALVAASSWFVAFPASAATIVVTERADVVADDGRCSLREAVRAANANAPSGAKPGECVAGDPLPTVDVIQLRRGKYLLSRGAGGDDANEEGDLDVTQSVAIVGKGPGKTKIASGYGQPIFVGDGDRVLHVDPAGLGGVAVTLRKLSIVRGDVGCDGAGCTTGASAIEVGGDGPLVLDAVHVKNNTAYCSGDGCGDARHGAAIRSTAGGSVTLVRSRVRGNRSQCLDPRCTAGAAAIVVHDERETPGARLVLDRSVVASNRSYCFADGCTSGGIVVARAGEVQLDRTRLNRNTVQCDGASCSASSLYDAEATRVFFTIASFADSFLLCEGDGCETRNAVQARAPAIVSAVDLDVVGTNATCAGTDCNVGDVVDVLADEVFLDGLEIEASALDCTGPGCSVGKIADAEAVVGCYLRFAEIVGNQTSCHGADCRVRNVVELASQTFFAIVHSSTIDANDARCLGERCSVQHLVDLQAPTGVEIDVASVRENVLRCEGGGCSLEPLLEIDGGKRLTSEDAEIVANATTCAGAQCRSKPILVVRGENAQMTRGRLANNRSQCDGASCDVGFGGALHNAADALALHSVVIQGNRTDGVGAAIYNAPRSALTLKGVALRLNEAGLRGTIPFGGVGGAILNAAANGDAGFVRIRNSLIRKNRAALAGGGIANQGKLELFGGQLDGNTPDDCLNVGAGSGCP; via the coding sequence ATGCAAGCTCGAAAAGCGGTTCTGTGCGCGGCCCTCGTGGCCGCTTCGTCGTGGTTCGTGGCGTTCCCCGCGAGCGCTGCGACCATCGTGGTCACCGAGCGGGCGGACGTCGTCGCCGACGACGGGCGCTGCTCGCTCCGCGAGGCGGTCCGGGCGGCGAACGCCAACGCGCCGTCGGGCGCCAAGCCGGGCGAGTGCGTCGCCGGCGACCCGCTGCCGACCGTCGACGTGATCCAGCTCCGTCGCGGCAAGTACCTCCTCTCCCGCGGCGCGGGCGGTGACGACGCGAACGAGGAGGGCGACCTCGACGTCACGCAGTCGGTGGCGATCGTGGGCAAGGGGCCTGGCAAGACGAAAATCGCGTCCGGCTACGGCCAGCCCATCTTCGTGGGCGACGGCGACCGCGTGCTGCACGTCGATCCCGCGGGTCTGGGCGGAGTTGCCGTCACGCTCCGCAAGCTGTCGATCGTCCGCGGTGACGTCGGCTGCGACGGCGCAGGCTGCACCACCGGCGCGAGCGCGATCGAGGTGGGCGGCGACGGTCCGCTGGTGCTCGACGCCGTCCACGTCAAGAACAACACCGCGTACTGCAGCGGCGACGGGTGCGGCGACGCCCGCCACGGCGCCGCGATCCGCTCGACCGCCGGCGGCTCGGTCACGCTCGTCCGCTCTCGCGTCCGTGGCAACCGCTCGCAGTGCCTCGACCCACGGTGCACCGCGGGCGCCGCGGCCATCGTGGTTCACGATGAACGAGAGACGCCGGGCGCGAGGCTCGTGCTCGATCGCAGCGTGGTCGCGAGCAACAGGTCGTACTGCTTCGCGGACGGCTGCACGAGCGGTGGCATCGTCGTCGCGCGAGCCGGCGAGGTGCAGCTCGATCGGACGCGCTTGAACCGAAACACCGTGCAGTGCGACGGCGCGTCGTGCAGCGCGAGCTCGCTCTACGACGCCGAGGCGACGAGAGTCTTCTTCACGATCGCCTCGTTCGCCGACTCGTTCCTCCTCTGCGAGGGCGACGGGTGCGAGACGCGCAACGCCGTTCAGGCGCGCGCCCCCGCGATCGTTTCGGCAGTGGACCTCGACGTCGTCGGCACGAACGCGACGTGCGCCGGCACCGACTGCAACGTCGGGGACGTCGTCGACGTGCTGGCGGATGAGGTCTTTCTCGACGGCCTCGAGATCGAAGCGAGCGCGCTCGACTGCACCGGTCCGGGCTGCAGTGTCGGCAAGATCGCCGACGCCGAGGCCGTCGTCGGTTGCTACCTCCGGTTCGCCGAGATCGTCGGCAACCAGACGTCCTGCCACGGCGCGGACTGCCGGGTGCGCAACGTGGTCGAGCTGGCGTCGCAGACCTTCTTCGCGATCGTGCACAGCAGCACCATCGACGCCAACGACGCGCGCTGTCTCGGCGAGCGCTGCTCGGTGCAGCACCTCGTCGACCTGCAGGCGCCAACGGGCGTCGAGATCGACGTGGCGAGCGTGAGAGAGAACGTGCTGCGTTGCGAAGGCGGCGGCTGCAGCCTCGAGCCGCTGCTCGAGATCGACGGCGGCAAGCGGCTGACGAGCGAGGACGCGGAAATCGTCGCCAACGCGACCACGTGCGCCGGCGCGCAGTGTCGCAGCAAGCCGATCCTCGTCGTGCGCGGCGAGAACGCCCAGATGACGCGTGGCCGGCTCGCGAACAACCGCTCGCAGTGCGACGGCGCGAGCTGCGACGTCGGCTTCGGCGGCGCGCTGCACAACGCCGCAGACGCGCTCGCCCTGCACAGCGTCGTGATCCAGGGCAACCGCACCGACGGCGTCGGCGCGGCGATCTACAACGCACCGCGGAGCGCGCTCACGCTGAAGGGCGTCGCCCTGCGTCTCAACGAGGCCGGGCTGCGCGGGACGATCCCGTTCGGCGGCGTCGGCGGCGCGATCCTCAACGCCGCGGCGAACGGCGACGCGGGCTTCGTGCGCATCCGCAACAGCCTGATCCGCAAGAACCGCGCGGCGCTCGCCGGCGGCGGCATCGCCAACCAGGGCAAGCTCGAGCTGTTCGGCGGTCAGCTCGACGGCAACACGCCCGACGACTGCTTGAACGTCGGCGCCGGCAGCGGCTGTCCGTGA